In Corythoichthys intestinalis isolate RoL2023-P3 chromosome 4, ASM3026506v1, whole genome shotgun sequence, a genomic segment contains:
- the c1s.2 gene encoding complement C1r subcomponent isoform X2: MELTSSIMGLMVWLGFESWKQINLEPLMHGKVQSPCYPQPYPPNITKQWNLRVPEGYQLRLTFTHLDIVASARCCYDSITVFYGKRILGKFCGHENSTTILSPGNRLTLVFQAGSSNNKGQNVGFSAYYQAMVSCGRDIFHEAEGHLSSPGYPNSPPHTVSCQYVISVKPGFAISLNFNDNFHIESTSIAQDVVCHHDWLQVTISGSDPFRVCGMRSPAMIGTMSNRVTLDYHSDGKAPNTSWSLDYRTHRVRCQHPGRVTNGIVPHIWTDFFYGDYIIVQCDQGHKLMMDGQELQSFSTRCQQNGMWDRRLPECQLVTCEKPETLQNGWMKYLSGSHNEYQSVIQYGCNSPFYTLQVDNNVTFTCQVDGQWKSNMGNIVTPICTSVCGRPTTSILANPGNVGLAPEGSIPWQVHISSHGSRAGAVVISDRWLMTAAHWLIHFEEEDLKIFIGHTDIYSMLGSPLSAASFHIHPGFDTSDRFNFNNDIALIKLNDALTFNGSVMPLCLPTDEALYNSGNLGVTSGFGMIMSDSKFRISNELVYTHIPVVGQDTCQDSFKEIFTRKRSDLFPSLTNNMFCAGHPNRGNDLCHAFSGGPFAVQYNGSYWAAGIISWGVGCGVSGSYDVHTKVINYMDWVRRTMQEN; this comes from the exons GTTGATGGTTTGGTTGGGCTTTGAGTCctggaaacaaatcaatttggaGCCTTTAATGCATGGCAAAGTCCAGTCACCCTGTTACCCGCAACCCTACCCGCCCAATATAACGAAGCAGTGGAACCTGAGGGTGCCAGAAGGTTATCAACTACGTCTCACCTTCACCCACCTGGACATTGTTGCGTCTGCACGCTGCTGCTACGACAGCATTACA GTATTTTATGGCAAAAGGATCCTCGGGAAGTTTTGTGGCCATGAGaactctacaactatcttgtctccGGGAAATAGACTCACCCTCGTGTTCCAAGCAGGAAGCAGCAACAACAAAGGACAGAACGTGGGCTTCTCGGCTTACTACCAGGCTATGG TATCCTGCGGCAGGGATATATTTCACGAAGCAGAAGGGCACCTGTCCAGCCCAGGATACCCCAACTCACCCCCTCACACCGTATCCTGTCAGTACGTAATCTCTGTGAAACCTGGCTTCGCAATCTCTCTCAACTTCAACGACAACTTCCACATTGAGAGCACATCAATAGCACAGGACGTAGTCTGTCATCATGACTGGCTTCAG GTGACCATCTCAGGCAGTGATCCCTTCAGGGTGTGTGGTATGAGGAGCCCAGCAATGATAGGTACAATGTCCAACAGGGTCACTCTGGACTACCACTCGGATGGCAAAGCCCCAAATACCAGCTGGAGTTTGGACTACAGGACACACA GAGTCAGGTGTCAGCATCCTGGAAGGGTTACCAATGGTATAGTCCCACATATATGGACAGACTTCTTCTATGGCGATTACATCATTGTGCAATGTGACCAAGGACACAAGCTGATGATG GATGGTCAAGAGTTGCAGAGTTTCTCAACAAGGTGCCAACAGAATGGAATGTGGGATCGCCGCCTGCCAGAATGCCAAC TAGTAACATGTGAAAAACCGGAAACATTGCAGAATGGATGGATGAAGTACTTATCTGGTTCTCACAATGAGTACCAGTCTGTCATCCAATATGGCTGTAATTCACCATTTTATACTCTCCAAGTTGACAATAATG TTACATTCACGTGCCAAGTGGACGGACAGTGGAAGTCAAATATGGGAAATATTGTCACCCCTATATGCACATCAG TGTGTGGGCGGCCTACCACGTCCATCCTTGCTAATCCAGGTAATGTTGGATTGGCTCCTGAAGGCTCCATTCCGTGGCAAGTGCACATCTCTTCACATGGATCGAGAGCAGGTGCAGTGGTGATTAGTGACCGCTGGCTCATGACTGCAGCACACTGGCTGATCCATTTTGAAGAAGAAGATCTGAAG ATATTTATTGGACATACGGACATATACTCAATGCTGGGCTCACCTTTATCGGCTGCTTCATTCCACATCCACCCTGGTTTTGACACAAGTGACAGGTTCAACTTCAACAATGACATCGCCTTGATCAAACTGAACGACGCACTTACTTTCAATGGATCTGTAATGCCGTTGTGCTTACCAACAGATGAGGCCCTATACAACAGCGGCAATTTGGG AGTGACTTCAGGCTTTGGCATGATCATGAGTGACAGTAAGTTTAGGATTTCAAATGAGCTAGTGTACACGCACATCCCCGTGGTTGGCCAGGACACGTGTCAAGATTCATTCAAAGAGATCTTCACACGGAAACGCTCGGACCTCTTCCCATCACTGACCAACAACATGTTTTGTGCTGGACACCCTAACCGTGGGAATGACTTGTGCCATGCTTTCAGTGGTGGACCCTTCGCCGTGCAATACAACGGCTCCTACTGGGCTGCAGGCATTATCAGCTGGGGGGTTGGCTGCGGTGTGTCGGGGAGCTATGACGTACATACCAAAGTTATCAACTATATGGACTGGGTCAGAAGAACAATGCAGGAAAACTGA
- the c1s.2 gene encoding complement C1r subcomponent isoform X1, translating to MELTSSIMGLMVWLGFESWKQINLEPLMHGKVQSPCYPQPYPPNITKQWNLRVPEGYQLRLTFTHLDIVASARCCYDSITVFYGKRILGKFCGHENSTTILSPGNRLTLVFQAGSSNNKGQNVGFSAYYQAMVSCGRDIFHEAEGHLSSPGYPNSPPHTVSCQYVISVKPGFAISLNFNDNFHIESTSIAQDVVCHHDWLQVTISGSDPFRVCGMRSPAMIGTMSNRVTLDYHSDGKAPNTSWSLDYRTHRVRCQHPGRVTNGIVPHIWTDFFYGDYIIVQCDQGHKLMMDGQELQSFSTRCQQNGMWDRRLPECQQVVTCEKPETLQNGWMKYLSGSHNEYQSVIQYGCNSPFYTLQVDNNVTFTCQVDGQWKSNMGNIVTPICTSVCGRPTTSILANPGNVGLAPEGSIPWQVHISSHGSRAGAVVISDRWLMTAAHWLIHFEEEDLKIFIGHTDIYSMLGSPLSAASFHIHPGFDTSDRFNFNNDIALIKLNDALTFNGSVMPLCLPTDEALYNSGNLGVTSGFGMIMSDSKFRISNELVYTHIPVVGQDTCQDSFKEIFTRKRSDLFPSLTNNMFCAGHPNRGNDLCHAFSGGPFAVQYNGSYWAAGIISWGVGCGVSGSYDVHTKVINYMDWVRRTMQEN from the exons GTTGATGGTTTGGTTGGGCTTTGAGTCctggaaacaaatcaatttggaGCCTTTAATGCATGGCAAAGTCCAGTCACCCTGTTACCCGCAACCCTACCCGCCCAATATAACGAAGCAGTGGAACCTGAGGGTGCCAGAAGGTTATCAACTACGTCTCACCTTCACCCACCTGGACATTGTTGCGTCTGCACGCTGCTGCTACGACAGCATTACA GTATTTTATGGCAAAAGGATCCTCGGGAAGTTTTGTGGCCATGAGaactctacaactatcttgtctccGGGAAATAGACTCACCCTCGTGTTCCAAGCAGGAAGCAGCAACAACAAAGGACAGAACGTGGGCTTCTCGGCTTACTACCAGGCTATGG TATCCTGCGGCAGGGATATATTTCACGAAGCAGAAGGGCACCTGTCCAGCCCAGGATACCCCAACTCACCCCCTCACACCGTATCCTGTCAGTACGTAATCTCTGTGAAACCTGGCTTCGCAATCTCTCTCAACTTCAACGACAACTTCCACATTGAGAGCACATCAATAGCACAGGACGTAGTCTGTCATCATGACTGGCTTCAG GTGACCATCTCAGGCAGTGATCCCTTCAGGGTGTGTGGTATGAGGAGCCCAGCAATGATAGGTACAATGTCCAACAGGGTCACTCTGGACTACCACTCGGATGGCAAAGCCCCAAATACCAGCTGGAGTTTGGACTACAGGACACACA GAGTCAGGTGTCAGCATCCTGGAAGGGTTACCAATGGTATAGTCCCACATATATGGACAGACTTCTTCTATGGCGATTACATCATTGTGCAATGTGACCAAGGACACAAGCTGATGATG GATGGTCAAGAGTTGCAGAGTTTCTCAACAAGGTGCCAACAGAATGGAATGTGGGATCGCCGCCTGCCAGAATGCCAAC AAGTAGTAACATGTGAAAAACCGGAAACATTGCAGAATGGATGGATGAAGTACTTATCTGGTTCTCACAATGAGTACCAGTCTGTCATCCAATATGGCTGTAATTCACCATTTTATACTCTCCAAGTTGACAATAATG TTACATTCACGTGCCAAGTGGACGGACAGTGGAAGTCAAATATGGGAAATATTGTCACCCCTATATGCACATCAG TGTGTGGGCGGCCTACCACGTCCATCCTTGCTAATCCAGGTAATGTTGGATTGGCTCCTGAAGGCTCCATTCCGTGGCAAGTGCACATCTCTTCACATGGATCGAGAGCAGGTGCAGTGGTGATTAGTGACCGCTGGCTCATGACTGCAGCACACTGGCTGATCCATTTTGAAGAAGAAGATCTGAAG ATATTTATTGGACATACGGACATATACTCAATGCTGGGCTCACCTTTATCGGCTGCTTCATTCCACATCCACCCTGGTTTTGACACAAGTGACAGGTTCAACTTCAACAATGACATCGCCTTGATCAAACTGAACGACGCACTTACTTTCAATGGATCTGTAATGCCGTTGTGCTTACCAACAGATGAGGCCCTATACAACAGCGGCAATTTGGG AGTGACTTCAGGCTTTGGCATGATCATGAGTGACAGTAAGTTTAGGATTTCAAATGAGCTAGTGTACACGCACATCCCCGTGGTTGGCCAGGACACGTGTCAAGATTCATTCAAAGAGATCTTCACACGGAAACGCTCGGACCTCTTCCCATCACTGACCAACAACATGTTTTGTGCTGGACACCCTAACCGTGGGAATGACTTGTGCCATGCTTTCAGTGGTGGACCCTTCGCCGTGCAATACAACGGCTCCTACTGGGCTGCAGGCATTATCAGCTGGGGGGTTGGCTGCGGTGTGTCGGGGAGCTATGACGTACATACCAAAGTTATCAACTATATGGACTGGGTCAGAAGAACAATGCAGGAAAACTGA